The following coding sequences are from one Caballeronia sp. Lep1P3 window:
- the istB gene encoding IS21-like element helper ATPase IstB: MTTTLPDIERALRLLRLSGVRDTLETRVLQAQGSQQPFLETFALILQDELDRRQSRLIERRYQQSGLEERLTLTEFDWSFNPKLPRQACFQLHALKFIAAGENGLIVGKPGTGKSHVAKAVAYQAVLHGHKVQYLETDDFFNRYALSAQEQRQARLRAILDCDLLVLDDLFLSRTIPDDAGALLQTLIHQRYKLRRSVVVTSNRVVQDWGAYLGDNTMSTTILDRLMHHCHLLEFNGRSYRLKEAAEALAQKTKEG, from the coding sequence ATGACCACCACCTTACCGGACATCGAACGCGCGCTAAGGCTATTGCGTCTGTCAGGCGTACGCGACACGCTCGAGACACGCGTGCTGCAGGCCCAAGGGAGCCAGCAACCATTTCTGGAGACCTTCGCGCTGATTCTGCAGGACGAACTCGACCGGCGACAGTCGCGCCTCATCGAGCGTCGCTACCAGCAATCGGGTCTCGAGGAGAGGCTTACCCTGACGGAATTCGACTGGTCGTTCAATCCAAAGCTGCCTCGCCAAGCCTGCTTCCAGCTACACGCACTGAAGTTCATCGCCGCTGGCGAAAACGGTTTAATTGTCGGCAAGCCTGGCACCGGCAAGTCGCACGTGGCGAAGGCCGTCGCATATCAGGCCGTCCTCCACGGGCACAAGGTGCAGTATCTCGAGACCGATGACTTCTTCAACCGTTATGCGCTGAGTGCGCAGGAACAACGGCAGGCGCGGCTGCGTGCCATTCTCGATTGCGACCTGCTCGTGCTCGACGACCTGTTCCTCTCACGTACGATCCCCGACGACGCCGGCGCACTATTGCAGACCCTGATCCATCAGCGCTACAAGTTGCGTCGAAGCGTGGTGGTCACCTCCAATCGCGTCGTACAGGACTGGGGCGCCTATCTTGGCGACAACACGATGAGCACCACGATCCTTGACCGCCTTATGCATCATTGCCACCTCCTCGAATTCAATGGTCGCAGCTACAGGCTCAAGGAAGCTGCCGAGGCGCTTGCGCAGAAAACGAAAGAAGGCTAA
- a CDS encoding type II toxin-antitoxin system HicB family antitoxin: MQYPLYVHGDSRNGFRASFADLPLASARGATLDELRSSAQGAVELQYDRSEQLIPGPTGSMSELQSLEMDDGHGIWMFVEINLLRVKSQAVSVEFSLSASLLHEVDASAKQRHLTRSAFFALAAAREVRDPRNG, encoded by the coding sequence ATGCAATACCCGCTATATGTGCACGGTGATAGCCGTAACGGTTTCCGCGCTAGTTTCGCCGATCTACCTTTAGCCTCTGCTCGTGGCGCCACGCTTGATGAACTCCGCTCTAGTGCGCAGGGCGCGGTCGAACTGCAGTACGACAGAAGTGAGCAACTCATACCCGGTCCGACCGGCAGCATGTCGGAACTCCAGTCGTTGGAAATGGACGATGGCCACGGCATTTGGATGTTCGTCGAGATCAACCTGCTGCGGGTTAAATCGCAGGCTGTAAGCGTTGAGTTCAGCCTCTCAGCGAGCCTGCTGCACGAAGTCGATGCGAGCGCGAAACAGCGGCATTTGACGCGCTCGGCGTTCTTTGCACTAGCTGCGGCACGTGAGGTTAGGGATCCTAGAAATGGGTGA
- a CDS encoding IS5 family transposase, which yields MRGADTFTESLFSFRKLDDFVPASHPLRSIRVMANEALAKMDRLFSEMYEVDIKGGRRSIAPEKLLRAMLIQILYSVRSERQLMEQVQYNLLFRWFVGLAMDDVVWVPTVFTKNRERLIKHDAVIKFFNEVVAIAEKKDLLSGEHFSVDGTLIQAWAGHKSFVRKDRDDQDNDDGSAGDFKGSKRSNETHQSKTDPDARLYRKGKTASQLRYMGHTLTDNRHGLVVNARVTHADGHAEREAAKIMINDARQAAEDANAEITLGADKGYDAQEFIEACQQMKVTPHVAQNTSGRRSAVADAIASSLGYSISQRKRKLIEQGFGWAKTVGRMRQVMVRSLEKVDQMFVLNMAAYNLVRMRSLGQVRP from the coding sequence ATGCGCGGCGCCGACACGTTCACTGAGAGTTTGTTTTCCTTTCGCAAGCTCGACGACTTCGTTCCGGCGTCGCATCCGCTGCGCTCGATTCGCGTCATGGCGAACGAAGCGCTCGCCAAGATGGATCGGCTGTTCTCCGAGATGTACGAGGTCGACATAAAAGGTGGACGGCGGAGCATCGCGCCGGAGAAGCTGCTGCGGGCAATGCTGATTCAGATCCTCTACAGTGTCCGCTCGGAGCGACAATTGATGGAGCAGGTGCAATACAACCTCCTGTTTCGCTGGTTCGTCGGCTTGGCAATGGATGATGTGGTGTGGGTGCCCACCGTGTTCACGAAGAACCGCGAGCGGTTGATCAAGCACGACGCGGTCATCAAATTCTTCAACGAAGTGGTGGCCATTGCCGAGAAGAAGGACCTGCTCTCAGGTGAGCACTTCAGCGTGGACGGCACCTTGATTCAGGCGTGGGCGGGCCACAAGAGCTTCGTGCGCAAGGACCGTGACGATCAGGACAACGATGACGGCAGCGCGGGCGACTTCAAAGGCAGCAAGCGCAGCAACGAGACGCATCAGTCCAAGACTGATCCTGATGCGCGGCTCTATCGCAAAGGCAAAACGGCCAGCCAATTGCGGTACATGGGCCATACGCTGACCGATAATCGGCACGGCCTGGTGGTCAACGCTCGCGTGACACACGCTGATGGGCATGCCGAGCGTGAAGCGGCCAAGATCATGATCAACGATGCGCGGCAAGCGGCAGAAGATGCGAACGCAGAAATCACGCTGGGTGCAGACAAGGGTTACGACGCACAGGAATTCATTGAAGCCTGCCAGCAAATGAAGGTCACCCCGCACGTTGCGCAAAACACTTCTGGGCGGCGTTCAGCGGTGGCCGACGCGATTGCATCAAGCCTGGGCTATTCCATTTCGCAGCGAAAGCGCAAGTTGATCGAACAAGGCTTCGGGTGGGCCAAGACCGTGGGGCGCATGCGCCAAGTGATGGTGCGTAGTTTGGAGAAGGTTGACCAGATGTTCGTGTTGAACATGGCCGCCTATAACCTCGTGCGCATGCGGTCACTGGGACAAGTCCGCCCATAG
- a CDS encoding IS3 family transposase (programmed frameshift) — translation MKAKQTYSVEFKEQALSKVLQRGPRTVGAVADELNVNVLTLRKWMRGAAAAKRSSGSEHARRPEDWSLEERLMALQESHGLVDEALNSWCRERGLFAHHLAQWRADFCTVGGTGSRRESATEVRDLKQANFELQRELKRKEKALAEAAALLVLQKKPPCAVRGRGRMTVPEERKALIDLISEATLAGARQARACSILGLSARTVQRWQRGEPDAVDGRSLRHHAPRHKLSADERAELLAIANSPEFGHLPPSQIVPRLADQQRYIASESTFYRVLKAEKQLAHRRSERPAQARSKPRSVCADAPNQLYSWDITYLPTTVRGQYFYLYLFLDVFSRKIVGWQVYAEESSVLASEVLKDLCAREAIQPAQVILHSDNGGPMKGATMLATLQALGVMPSLSRPGVSNDNPYSESLFKTLKYRPAYPLKAFDTLFAARTWVGALVRWYNEEHRHSAIRFVTPAQRHANLDQDILDRRAALYEYARQRNPLRWKGPTRNWQRVDAVHLNPDRIDNQGGTPRRPNQERKAA, via the exons GTGAAGGCGAAACAAACGTATTCTGTTGAATTTAAGGAACAGGCGCTGTCGAAGGTCCTGCAGCGCGGCCCCCGAACGGTTGGAGCAGTGGCCGACGAATTGAACGTGAACGTACTGACGTTAAGGAAGTGGATGAGAGGCGCCGCCGCCGCGAAGCGGAGCTCGGGCTCCGAACACGCAAGACGTCCGGAAGACTGGTCGCTGGAAGAACGGCTGATGGCCTTGCAGGAGAGCCACGGGTTGGTCGACGAAGCGTTGAACAGCTGGTGTCGCGAGCGCGGCCTGTTCGCACATCATCTCGCGCAGTGGCGAGCGGATTTTTGCACGGTCGGTGGAACCGGTAGTCGGCGCGAGAGCGCCACGGAAGTCCGGGATCTGAAGCAGGCCAATTTCGAGCTGCAGCGCGAACTCAAACGCAAGGAGAAGGCGCTGGCTGAAGCTGCGGCGCTGTTGGTGCTGCAAAAAAAGC CACCGTGCGCTGTTCGGGGGCGAGGCCGAATGACGGTCCCTGAAGAGCGCAAGGCATTGATCGACCTGATCAGCGAGGCGACCCTGGCCGGGGCTCGCCAGGCGCGTGCGTGCAGCATTCTAGGGCTCAGTGCTCGAACGGTTCAGCGCTGGCAGCGCGGCGAACCTGACGCGGTGGACGGGCGCTCGTTACGGCATCACGCGCCGCGTCACAAGCTCTCTGCCGACGAACGCGCCGAGCTTCTGGCGATCGCGAACTCGCCCGAATTCGGTCATCTGCCGCCAAGCCAGATCGTGCCTCGACTGGCAGACCAGCAACGCTATATCGCCTCCGAATCGACGTTCTACCGGGTCCTGAAGGCCGAGAAGCAACTCGCACACCGGCGCAGCGAACGGCCGGCACAGGCACGCAGCAAACCCCGTTCGGTTTGCGCCGATGCACCGAACCAATTGTATAGCTGGGACATCACGTATCTGCCGACCACGGTTCGTGGGCAGTACTTCTACTTGTATCTGTTTCTCGACGTGTTCAGTCGCAAAATTGTCGGCTGGCAGGTGTATGCCGAGGAAAGCAGCGTGCTGGCCAGCGAAGTCCTCAAGGACCTCTGCGCGCGCGAAGCGATACAGCCCGCCCAGGTGATTTTGCATTCGGACAACGGCGGCCCGATGAAAGGCGCGACGATGCTTGCCACCCTTCAGGCGCTGGGCGTCATGCCGTCGCTGAGTCGCCCGGGCGTGAGCAACGACAACCCTTACTCCGAGTCGTTGTTCAAGACCCTAAAGTATCGACCTGCTTATCCGCTCAAGGCATTCGATACCCTGTTTGCCGCGCGCACGTGGGTGGGCGCACTGGTGCGCTGGTACAACGAGGAGCATCGTCACAGCGCGATCCGGTTCGTCACGCCGGCGCAGCGTCATGCCAACCTCGATCAGGACATTCTGGATCGACGCGCGGCGCTCTACGAGTACGCCCGGCAACGCAATCCGCTTCGGTGGAAAGGCCCAACGCGCAACTGGCAACGCGTCGATGCTGTGCACCTGAACCCGGATCGAATCGATAACCAGGGCGGTACCCCACGACGCCCTAACCAGGAGAGAAAGGCAGCCTGA
- a CDS encoding IS5 family transposase (programmed frameshift) produces the protein MPAPIIDDELWALIEPLLPAPRPRRKRYPGRLPVSDRAALNGILLVLKTGIRWNHLPTRLGFGSGATCWRRLHDWQQAGVWDRLHGLLLDKLRESGQLDFSHAAVDSSSVRAVGAGPKTGPNPTDRARPGSKHHVLVDANGVPVSAILTGANRNDVTQLLPLVDAIPPIRGTRGRPLRKPKVIYADRGYDSDSHRRRLRERGIQPVIARRRTEHGSGLGKFRWVVERTHSWLHGFRRLRTRFERRADIHEAFLKLACALVCWNIFSRTERAF, from the exons ATGCCGGCACCTATCATCGATGACGAACTGTGGGCACTGATCGAACCACTACTTCCAGCGCCCAGACCGCGACGCAAGCGTTACCCCGGGCGCCTACCGGTCTCGGACCGTGCAGCATTGAATGGCATCCTGCTCGTTCTGAAGACAGGTATCCGTTGGAACCATCTACCGACGCGGCTAGGCTTCGGCTCTGGCGCGACCTGCTGGCGTCGGTTGCACGACTGGCAGCAGGCCGGGGTGTGGGACAGATTGCATGGGCTGCTGCTCGACAAGCTGCGCGAGTCGGGCCAGCTCGACTTCTCACATGCGGCTGTCGATTCATCGTCCGTGCGAGCCGTTGGGGCGGGCC CAAAAACTGGGCCAAACCCCACCGATCGTGCGCGACCAGGCTCCAAGCACCACGTCCTCGTAGACGCCAACGGCGTTCCAGTCAGCGCGATTCTGACCGGTGCAAACCGCAACGATGTCACCCAACTGCTTCCGCTGGTCGACGCCATCCCGCCGATTCGTGGCACTCGCGGCCGACCGCTTCGCAAGCCCAAGGTCATCTACGCCGACCGTGGTTACGATTCTGACTCGCATCGCCGCCGGCTTCGCGAGCGCGGCATCCAACCGGTTATCGCCAGGCGTCGCACGGAACACGGCAGCGGCCTCGGCAAATTCCGTTGGGTCGTCGAACGGACTCATTCTTGGCTCCATGGTTTCCGTCGCCTCCGCACTCGCTTCGAACGCCGCGCTGACATTCACGAAGCTTTCTTAAAGCTAGCCTGCGCACTCGTCTGCTGGAACATCTTCAGCCGAACGGAGCGCGCTTTTTGA
- a CDS encoding transposase has protein sequence MKAKQTYSVEFKEQALSKVLQRGPRTVGAVADELNVNVLTLRKWMRGAAAAKRSSGSEHARRPEDWSLEERLMALQESHGLVDEALNSWCRERGLFAHHLAQWRADFCTVGGTGSRRESATEVRDLKQANFELQRARTGSSNSSTYGRPNSPTP, from the coding sequence GTGAAGGCGAAACAAACGTATTCTGTTGAATTTAAGGAACAGGCGCTGTCGAAGGTCCTGCAGCGCGGCCCCCGAACGGTTGGAGCAGTGGCCGACGAATTGAACGTGAACGTACTGACGTTAAGGAAGTGGATGAGAGGCGCCGCCGCCGCGAAGCGGAGCTCGGGCTCCGAACACGCAAGACGTCCGGAAGACTGGTCGCTGGAAGAACGGCTGATGGCCTTGCAGGAGAGCCACGGGTTGGTCGACGAAGCGTTGAACAGCTGGTGTCGCGAGCGCGGCCTGTTCGCACATCATCTCGCGCAGTGGCGAGCGGATTTTTGCACGGTCGGTGGAACCGGTAGTCGGCGCGAGAGCGCCACGGAAGTCCGGGATCTGAAGCAGGCCAATTTCGAGCTGCAGCGCGCCCGGACGGGCAGTTCAAATTCCTCCACTTATGGGCGCCCAAATTCCCCCACCCCGTAA